A section of the Symphalangus syndactylus isolate Jambi chromosome 19, NHGRI_mSymSyn1-v2.1_pri, whole genome shotgun sequence genome encodes:
- the C19H1orf198 gene encoding uncharacterized protein C1orf198 homolog isoform X2, whose translation MEFSISALSIQEPSNGTAASEPRPLSKASQGSQALKSSQGSRSSSLDALGPTRKEEEASFWKINAERSRGEGPEAEFQSLTPSQIKSMEKGEKVLPPCYRQEPAPKDREAKVERPSTLRQEQRPLPNVSTERERPQPVQAFSSALHEAAPSQLEEKLPSPDIRQDDGEDTLFLEPKFAQVSSSNVVLKTGFDFLDNW comes from the coding sequence ATGGAGTTCAGTATCTCCGCCCTATCCATCCAGGAGCCGAGCAACGGCACTGCTGCCAGTGAGCCCAGACCACTGTCCAAAGCTTCCCAGGGCTCCCAGGCCCTCAAGTCCTCTCAAGGCAGCAGGTCCTCCAGCCTGGACGCCCTGGGCCCCaccaggaaggaggaagaagcatCATTCTGGAAGATCAATGCCGAGCGGTCTCGAGGGGAGGGGCCTGAGGCCGAGTTCCAGTCGCTGACCCCTAGCCAGATCAAGTCCATGGAGAAGGGGGAAAAGGTCTTGCCTCCCTGCTACCGGCAGGAACCTGCCCCGAAGgacagggaggccaaggtggaaaggCCCAGCACCCTCCGTCAGGAGCAGCGTCCTCTTCCCAACGTGAGCACCGAACGTGAGCGACCCCAGCCTGTCCAGGCCTTCAGCAGCGCGCTGCACGAGGCCGCCCCCTCCCAGCTCGAGGAGAAGCTGCCATCTCCTGACATCAGGCAGGACGACGGGGAAGACACCCTGTTCTTGGAACCCAAGTTTGCACAG